A genomic window from bacterium includes:
- a CDS encoding PASTA domain-containing protein, with the protein MKIEVHTAPPKRAHYIWLVIAISLFTLTASTLATRHLLHQVSVVATPDLTNKSIESARSIVRVKRLEIKISEYRFDQRIAANHVLQQNPLPGEMIESDKTVTVIVSRGLKSQEVPVLSGLSLDEAIRTLSDIGFNVGRTTRFYTSEADKEIVLDQQPAAGSAASRSANIHLLVSQGQRPVWLIMPVLKGWQVDDAANVIKFIGMQLQEIKRITTTDHPPGIILDQTPHAGIRTKAGDPAGLVVSYQAAETTFETRLLTLDYLVPALQKEVRIKFFIRDDTGLHEVYNAMEKSSSKISIRRTVSGEQVKLFIYLNGKLQEERDI; encoded by the coding sequence ATGAAAATAGAGGTTCATACCGCCCCACCAAAACGAGCTCACTATATTTGGCTGGTCATCGCCATTTCCCTCTTCACGCTGACCGCGAGCACACTGGCGACCCGCCATCTGTTGCACCAGGTCTCAGTTGTCGCCACACCGGATCTCACAAATAAAAGCATCGAGTCTGCAAGAAGCATCGTACGTGTCAAACGACTCGAGATAAAAATAAGTGAATATCGGTTTGATCAACGTATTGCGGCCAACCATGTTTTGCAGCAGAATCCCCTCCCGGGAGAAATGATTGAAAGCGATAAGACCGTGACTGTCATTGTATCGCGCGGGTTAAAATCGCAGGAAGTACCTGTTCTCAGCGGACTGTCACTTGATGAGGCCATCCGGACTTTATCTGATATTGGATTCAATGTGGGGCGTACCACTCGTTTCTATACCTCCGAGGCGGATAAAGAAATCGTGCTTGACCAACAGCCCGCAGCCGGATCGGCAGCTTCCCGCAGCGCCAACATCCATCTGCTTGTTTCGCAGGGACAGCGTCCTGTCTGGTTGATTATGCCTGTTTTAAAAGGCTGGCAGGTAGATGATGCGGCCAATGTTATTAAATTCATTGGTATGCAGCTTCAGGAAATAAAGCGGATAACCACCACAGACCACCCCCCCGGCATCATCCTTGATCAAACACCGCATGCCGGTATCCGCACCAAAGCCGGTGACCCGGCAGGTTTGGTTGTCTCCTACCAGGCTGCCGAAACAACCTTCGAAACACGTTTGCTAACACTCGACTATCTGGTGCCTGCTTTGCAAAAAGAAGTGCGTATCAAGTTTTTCATTCGTGACGATACAGGTTTACATGAAGTTTACAATGCCATGGAAAAATCAAGTTCAAAAATTTCCATCCGTAGAACTGTCAGCGGCGAACAGGTCAAACTCTTTATTTACCTTAACGGCAAACTGCAGGAAGAACGCGATATTTAG
- a CDS encoding TonB-dependent receptor produces MKKSWLIFYAVLVGAVLVGNAGAQETNVDLEDLIYLGVSVATKKVESIHQAPGVISVITAEDIARTPSETLYDVIKSIPGVTVSESFFGYTSLAFRGVKESHYNNRTLLLLNGTPIRDATVGTHWLEAIPVNIIKKIEIIRGPGSVLYGTGAFAGVISVITKSATDIMEVGVTAGSKTTTNGELTLGMKFEMVDFLVGGSYNQHQGYKVDAVDETGITAQLGYYDLDQDAYENDFYNLFGNISAGDFRLDIYHFKQEKDKFGIVPVHAMTGEVETSASGSTLHYEKKLEEVQLNARVHYAISSYDGYMDSFAGTEIDMKYSGAKYGMDVDGIYEIWSAAFVSAGISYERQATDPYEFYDLALNESHWASAFLSDYTADDISVYSQVEFGMLEKLKVVGGVRYNNNSEYGGTYVPRVSMVYSATEKLFVKLLYGSAFRNPTFFEKYVNTRNVLYGDPDLNPERIATLELSADWSVAKQGLRLTLFGLKTDDMIGRIVTYQSGDIPAITELEDRESDTTPSRATPGYGNAEGQRIYGVEFDIRGEILGEKLLGYIMNCSYKEGKEKSDWSPIQYLDQVVVNASLENRISGFTNVLTINYIGERKGTISDGSLSPDFTPGQEVVVPAHVLLNWKTTYQIFQNLEISLVITNILGQEVLYPEHVRRNIDVVPGDGGTNFFGQIKYRF; encoded by the coding sequence ATGAAAAAAAGTTGGTTGATATTTTATGCGGTGCTTGTTGGCGCTGTTTTGGTTGGGAATGCCGGCGCGCAGGAGACGAATGTAGATCTTGAGGACCTCATTTACCTGGGTGTTTCAGTTGCCACTAAAAAAGTGGAAAGTATTCATCAGGCACCCGGCGTTATTTCGGTTATTACTGCTGAAGATATTGCGCGCACACCGTCCGAAACCCTATATGATGTTATTAAAAGTATTCCCGGTGTCACTGTCTCCGAATCTTTTTTTGGATATACGTCGCTCGCGTTTCGAGGTGTTAAAGAAAGTCACTATAACAACCGGACGCTATTGTTACTCAACGGAACGCCGATTCGCGATGCGACTGTCGGCACTCACTGGTTGGAAGCCATCCCGGTTAATATTATTAAAAAAATCGAGATTATTCGCGGTCCCGGTTCGGTTTTATACGGGACCGGTGCATTTGCCGGGGTGATCAGTGTTATTACAAAATCAGCCACAGACATCATGGAGGTTGGTGTTACTGCCGGGAGTAAGACAACGACCAATGGTGAGCTGACTTTGGGGATGAAATTTGAGATGGTTGATTTTTTAGTCGGAGGTTCGTACAATCAGCACCAGGGCTACAAGGTCGATGCGGTTGATGAAACAGGAATCACAGCGCAGCTGGGTTATTATGATCTGGACCAGGATGCCTATGAAAATGATTTTTATAACCTGTTTGGGAATATTTCCGCCGGTGATTTCCGGTTGGATATCTATCATTTTAAGCAGGAGAAAGATAAATTCGGGATCGTTCCGGTACATGCCATGACCGGTGAGGTGGAAACGTCAGCCAGTGGTTCAACATTGCATTATGAAAAAAAACTGGAGGAAGTACAACTCAACGCGCGGGTACATTATGCTATTTCGTCTTATGATGGTTATATGGATTCATTTGCAGGAACGGAAATTGATATGAAATATTCCGGGGCCAAATACGGGATGGATGTTGATGGTATCTATGAGATCTGGTCGGCGGCATTTGTAAGCGCGGGAATTTCCTATGAAAGACAAGCAACCGATCCGTATGAATTTTATGATCTGGCGTTAAATGAATCCCACTGGGCATCAGCATTTTTAAGTGATTATACTGCGGATGATATTTCTGTTTATTCACAGGTGGAGTTTGGCATGCTGGAAAAGCTTAAAGTAGTGGGCGGCGTTCGTTATAACAATAACAGTGAATATGGCGGGACTTATGTGCCGCGCGTGAGTATGGTGTATTCAGCCACAGAAAAATTGTTTGTTAAATTACTTTACGGATCGGCTTTTCGTAATCCGACATTTTTTGAAAAGTATGTGAATACGCGTAACGTTTTATATGGTGATCCTGATTTGAACCCTGAAAGGATCGCTACCCTGGAGTTGAGTGCGGATTGGAGTGTTGCCAAGCAGGGACTGAGGTTGACGCTTTTTGGTTTGAAAACCGACGATATGATCGGACGTATTGTAACCTATCAATCAGGCGATATTCCGGCAATTACAGAATTAGAAGATCGGGAAAGCGATACCACACCATCGCGGGCTACGCCGGGTTATGGAAATGCGGAGGGCCAAAGAATTTATGGTGTGGAATTTGATATTCGGGGAGAAATTTTAGGTGAAAAACTGCTCGGATACATAATGAATTGTTCATATAAAGAAGGAAAGGAAAAATCAGATTGGAGTCCCATCCAGTATCTTGATCAGGTCGTTGTTAATGCTTCCCTGGAAAATCGGATCAGCGGATTCACCAATGTACTCACTATAAACTATATTGGGGAACGCAAGGGGACGATTTCTGACGGCAGCTTATCGCCGGATTTCACACCCGGTCAGGAAGTGGTCGTTCCCGCACATGTGTTGCTCAATTGGAAAACCACATATCAGATATTTCAAAACCTTGAGATTAGTCTTGTAATTACAAATATTCTTGGACAGGAAGTATTGTATCCGGAACATGTACGGAGAAATATCGATGTGGTCCCCGGGGACGGCGGGACAAATTTCTTTGGACAAATTAAATATCGTTTTTAA
- the rlmN gene encoding 23S rRNA (adenine(2503)-C(2))-methyltransferase RlmN, with amino-acid sequence MENIFDFSPQKLEALLLQWGEPAYRAIQIIAAGWTPGRRHFMSASTLTKTLRAKLDDHFNIPQPLKPIHKTTDTDGTIKALFEISTGIHIESVAIPKNNRLTYCLSTQAGCGMGCVFCATSQLGLIRNLTPGEIIAQIHALNAITGRKPSNLVFMGMGEPLHNLAAVRDTLELMTHPKAMNWSPSKSMVSTCGFIPGIQEITKQPLHAKLALSLNAVTNEIRSQLMPINRRYPLEVLLPAIRDYSQATGQTVSIEYILIKGINDRIEDALLLGKLLKNYNVKINLIPYNHISNTIYHPPSEAVVTAFLNSVRKSKLVTTLRISRGRNIQAACGQLAGQPNRSKL; translated from the coding sequence ATGGAAAACATCTTCGATTTTTCTCCACAAAAATTAGAGGCCCTGCTCCTGCAATGGGGTGAACCGGCTTACCGGGCCATCCAGATCATTGCCGCCGGTTGGACACCCGGCCGCCGCCATTTCATGAGTGCCTCAACGCTGACCAAAACTTTGCGCGCCAAGTTAGATGACCATTTCAATATTCCACAGCCGCTTAAACCCATTCACAAGACCACGGATACCGACGGCACTATAAAGGCGCTCTTTGAAATTTCCACAGGGATACACATCGAGAGTGTCGCCATTCCAAAAAACAACCGGCTAACCTATTGCTTGTCCACGCAGGCCGGTTGCGGGATGGGATGTGTTTTTTGCGCAACATCCCAATTAGGTCTCATCCGAAACCTTACGCCCGGAGAAATCATCGCACAAATCCATGCGCTTAATGCCATCACAGGACGCAAACCCAGCAATTTGGTTTTCATGGGCATGGGTGAACCTTTGCACAATCTGGCAGCAGTAAGAGACACGCTTGAACTTATGACCCATCCCAAAGCCATGAATTGGTCACCTTCAAAGAGCATGGTCTCCACCTGCGGTTTTATCCCTGGTATTCAGGAAATCACAAAACAACCGCTCCATGCCAAACTCGCCCTTTCTCTCAATGCCGTCACCAACGAAATACGGTCCCAACTTATGCCAATCAATCGCCGCTATCCACTGGAAGTTCTGCTGCCGGCAATCCGCGACTATTCTCAGGCAACCGGTCAGACAGTCAGTATTGAATACATTTTAATCAAAGGAATCAATGACCGTATTGAGGACGCACTTTTACTTGGCAAGCTTTTAAAAAATTATAATGTCAAAATTAATTTAATCCCCTATAATCACATCTCGAACACCATTTACCACCCGCCGTCAGAAGCTGTGGTAACTGCATTCTTAAATTCAGTTCGAAAAAGCAAATTAGTAACAACGCTCAGAATTTCGCGCGGACGAAACATCCAGGCAGCGTGCGGACAACTGGCTGGTCAGCCCAACAGGAGTAAGCTATGA
- a CDS encoding cyclic nucleotide-binding domain-containing protein, giving the protein MEVSLLRTINIFEGLDDSELEKIFKLARIKLYQTGAMILEEGRLGGALHVIIKGKVKVTKRMEGKKDKLITTFGPQAIFGEMSLFDNLPYSANIIAMEETRCMVIQKESFDKMLKQDLELAYKILTQIITILSQRLRNTNEELVAITSWKDRIKKKQDSNS; this is encoded by the coding sequence ATGGAAGTCAGTTTACTTAGGACAATCAATATTTTTGAAGGGCTGGATGACAGCGAACTGGAAAAAATTTTCAAGCTGGCCAGGATTAAGCTTTATCAAACAGGCGCAATGATTCTGGAAGAGGGCCGCTTGGGCGGCGCGCTGCATGTGATTATTAAGGGTAAGGTGAAGGTTACCAAACGTATGGAAGGAAAAAAAGACAAACTTATCACGACATTTGGTCCGCAAGCAATTTTTGGCGAGATGTCATTGTTTGACAATCTGCCTTATTCCGCCAATATTATAGCGATGGAAGAAACCCGCTGTATGGTTATTCAGAAAGAATCATTTGATAAAATGCTTAAGCAGGACCTTGAATTGGCTTATAAAATATTAACCCAGATTATTACAATTCTTTCGCAGCGGCTTCGGAACACCAATGAAGAATTGGTGGCGATTACGAGTTGGAAAGACCGAATTAAAAAGAAACAAGATTCGAATAGCTGA
- a CDS encoding replication-associated recombination protein A, producing the protein MDLFDTAHNRNMGLVPLADRMRPHVIDDVVGQEHILGSGRVLRKAIEKDTIPSMILWGPPGSGKTTLAMIIAKYSKAEFRSYSAVTSGIKELKEVLAVAKDLMRYHQRKTILFVDEIHRFNKAQQDAFLPFVEQGDIVLVGATTENPSFEVNAALLSRCQVYVLNAISAESLIGILKKGLVEAGRGTEAQAVSAEESALQHIAQKSHGDARAALNVLEQAVALAGEEKNTCITLAIAEEAMQRKALRYDKKGDEHYNLISALHKSIRGSDPDAAVYWLARMLEAGEDPKYLLRRMTRMASEDVGLADPRALMMAVSAQQAFNFVGLPEGKLALIELAVYLSLAPKSNALESGYFLVQKAIRDEGELEVPLHIRNAPTKLMRTLGYGKGYKYAHDYEGHWVADDYLPDKIRTMRFFEPGELGWEGDFRDIIEKRIKKKAEKRKSNDT; encoded by the coding sequence ATGGATCTTTTTGACACAGCACACAACCGGAATATGGGGCTGGTCCCTTTGGCGGATCGGATGCGTCCGCATGTGATTGATGATGTTGTCGGCCAGGAACATATTTTGGGATCAGGACGTGTCTTGCGAAAAGCAATTGAAAAGGACACGATTCCGTCGATGATTTTATGGGGACCGCCGGGTTCCGGGAAAACAACTCTGGCCATGATTATTGCGAAATATTCTAAAGCGGAATTTCGGTCCTATTCGGCAGTCACCTCCGGGATAAAAGAGTTGAAGGAAGTTTTGGCGGTTGCGAAGGATTTGATGCGGTATCATCAGCGTAAGACGATTTTATTTGTTGATGAGATTCACCGTTTTAACAAGGCTCAGCAGGATGCTTTTTTACCTTTTGTCGAACAAGGTGATATTGTTTTGGTTGGTGCCACGACGGAAAATCCATCTTTTGAAGTGAATGCTGCATTATTGTCCCGCTGCCAAGTGTATGTGTTGAATGCTATTTCCGCAGAGTCTTTAATCGGTATTCTGAAAAAAGGTCTGGTCGAAGCCGGCCGGGGCACGGAGGCGCAGGCCGTGAGCGCGGAGGAAAGCGCGTTGCAGCACATTGCGCAAAAATCCCATGGGGATGCAAGAGCTGCATTGAATGTGCTTGAGCAGGCGGTTGCTTTGGCCGGGGAGGAAAAGAATACCTGTATTACGCTGGCAATTGCGGAAGAGGCCATGCAGCGTAAAGCACTGCGTTATGATAAAAAAGGTGATGAGCATTATAATCTTATTTCCGCTTTACACAAAAGTATTCGTGGTTCGGATCCGGATGCGGCGGTTTATTGGCTGGCGAGAATGTTGGAAGCCGGCGAAGATCCTAAATATTTATTGAGGCGCATGACGCGCATGGCGAGTGAAGATGTTGGGTTGGCTGATCCGCGTGCGCTCATGATGGCGGTGAGTGCCCAGCAAGCTTTTAATTTTGTAGGTTTGCCTGAGGGGAAATTGGCTCTGATTGAACTAGCGGTTTATTTAAGTCTTGCTCCGAAGAGCAATGCTTTGGAATCAGGATATTTTTTAGTACAGAAAGCAATTCGAGATGAAGGCGAACTGGAGGTTCCGTTGCACATACGAAATGCTCCGACAAAATTAATGCGAACGCTGGGTTATGGAAAAGGGTATAAATATGCTCATGATTATGAGGGGCACTGGGTTGCGGATGACTATTTGCCAGATAAAATTAGGACAATGAGATTTTTTGAGCCTGGTGAACTGGGGTGGGAGGGGGACTTTAGAGATATTATTGAGAAAAGAATAAAAAAAAAGGCGGAAAAAAGAAAAAGCAACGATACCTAA
- a CDS encoding DUF1015 domain-containing protein: MAKIIPFCGLRYEKKHVSEIQRLVTPPYDIISPHDQNRFYRAHAYNIIRLEYGKTKQTDSDNNNRYTRAHATLRDWIDRGVLEKEAKPAFYIIQNDYIDPDGNLKKFTGLIGYIKLEKFGEGKILPHEKTYAGPKEDRFNLLKETGVSFSPVFSLYRDPSKRISGILKKVTQKKAALDFKDWAGDGQKLWTVTQSSQIQLIQNAFQGKKLLIADGHHRYLTAIRYQKEMGSQAAPNAEYIMMCLSEIHDPGLCVLPVFRLVSDVPAARWKTFEKKMGDYFEVEKVGAVSKLQAAQADLAKKTRSAVIGYLEKGGKQAMLLKIRQSFMDEFFQSQDTRHSRIYHRLDIVILNQMILGHLLNIQPGEEKGRVQYTKNLDEARRSVSRGNAQAAFLPGLPNIDAIWDLAKQGETLPQKTTYFLPKLITGMVMNPVRLD; encoded by the coding sequence ATGGCAAAAATCATTCCTTTTTGTGGCTTGAGATATGAAAAAAAACATGTTTCGGAAATTCAGCGGTTGGTAACACCACCCTATGATATTATTTCTCCGCATGACCAAAATCGTTTTTACCGTGCACACGCGTATAATATTATTCGTCTGGAATATGGTAAGACCAAGCAAACGGATTCTGACAATAATAACCGGTATACCCGGGCACATGCCACATTGCGAGACTGGATTGACCGGGGTGTTTTGGAAAAGGAAGCCAAACCCGCTTTTTATATCATTCAAAATGATTACATTGATCCTGACGGAAACTTAAAAAAATTTACCGGTTTAATCGGCTATATCAAATTGGAGAAATTTGGTGAGGGTAAAATTCTGCCGCATGAAAAAACGTATGCCGGACCCAAAGAAGATAGGTTTAATCTTCTGAAAGAAACCGGGGTCAGTTTTTCTCCGGTTTTTTCTCTCTATCGCGATCCGTCCAAACGAATTAGCGGTATTTTAAAGAAAGTAACCCAAAAGAAAGCGGCATTGGATTTCAAAGATTGGGCAGGTGATGGGCAAAAACTTTGGACGGTCACACAATCTTCGCAAATTCAATTGATTCAAAATGCTTTTCAAGGAAAAAAACTTTTGATTGCAGATGGACACCATCGTTATTTAACCGCGATCCGTTACCAGAAGGAAATGGGATCTCAGGCGGCTCCCAATGCGGAGTACATTATGATGTGTCTTTCTGAAATCCATGATCCCGGTCTTTGCGTTCTTCCGGTTTTTCGTTTGGTGAGTGATGTTCCGGCGGCCAGATGGAAAACATTTGAGAAAAAAATGGGTGATTATTTTGAAGTGGAAAAAGTCGGGGCGGTTTCCAAGCTGCAAGCCGCCCAGGCAGATTTGGCGAAGAAGACCCGCAGCGCAGTGATCGGCTATTTGGAAAAAGGCGGGAAACAGGCAATGTTGTTGAAAATCCGTCAAAGTTTTATGGATGAGTTTTTTCAATCGCAAGATACTAGGCATTCCCGCATCTACCATCGTTTGGATATTGTTATCCTCAATCAAATGATCTTGGGACATCTGTTGAACATTCAACCGGGAGAAGAAAAAGGGCGTGTTCAATATACAAAAAATCTCGATGAAGCACGCCGGAGTGTAAGTCGCGGCAATGCCCAGGCTGCTTTTTTACCCGGGTTACCGAACATTGATGCAATTTGGGACCTGGCCAAACAGGGTGAGACCCTGCCGCAGAAAACAACATACTTCCTGCCAAAATTGATTACCGGAATGGTGATGAACCCGGTACGTTTAGATTGA
- the hisG gene encoding ATP phosphoribosyltransferase → MTIKLALPAGSLKESTFALMKKAGFVISGTSRSYYPTIDDPEIELMLVRAQEIPRYVESGALDAGLTGADWTRENRAKVEYVAELIYAKQGLRPVRWVLAVPENSKIRSVRDLKGKRVATELVNVVKDYLKKKKVKANVEFSWGATEAKPPKLADAIVELTETGSSLRANKLKIIETVLSSTTVLIANKTSWKNQAKRKKIETLNMLLQGALIAEVKVGVKMNVLQKDLKKILALLPALKQPTVSALTDQKWLDVETIIDEKVVRDIIPKLKAAGAQGIIEYPLNKVVL, encoded by the coding sequence GTGACGATTAAATTGGCCTTACCTGCAGGCAGTTTGAAAGAATCAACGTTTGCACTTATGAAAAAAGCCGGATTTGTGATTAGCGGGACATCCCGCTCTTATTATCCGACGATTGATGATCCGGAAATTGAATTGATGTTGGTGCGTGCCCAGGAAATACCGCGTTATGTTGAATCCGGCGCCTTGGATGCCGGATTAACCGGTGCCGACTGGACCCGGGAAAATCGCGCCAAAGTGGAATATGTCGCTGAGCTTATTTATGCCAAACAGGGGTTGCGTCCGGTGCGCTGGGTTTTGGCAGTGCCCGAAAATTCCAAAATTCGTTCCGTGCGGGATTTGAAAGGAAAACGGGTGGCAACGGAATTGGTGAATGTTGTTAAGGATTACTTGAAAAAGAAAAAAGTAAAAGCTAATGTTGAATTTTCCTGGGGTGCCACTGAAGCTAAGCCGCCCAAATTGGCGGATGCGATTGTAGAATTGACCGAGACGGGAAGTTCGTTGCGTGCCAATAAACTAAAGATTATTGAGACCGTTTTATCCTCGACTACGGTTTTGATTGCCAATAAAACCTCCTGGAAAAATCAGGCAAAGCGAAAAAAAATTGAGACGCTAAATATGCTTCTGCAAGGGGCCTTGATTGCTGAAGTGAAAGTCGGCGTGAAGATGAATGTTTTGCAAAAAGATCTAAAAAAAATATTGGCATTGTTGCCGGCCTTAAAGCAACCCACCGTTTCGGCGCTAACCGATCAAAAATGGCTGGACGTAGAAACGATTATTGATGAAAAAGTTGTGCGGGACATTATTCCTAAATTAAAAGCAGCCGGTGCTCAGGGGATTATTGAATATCCTTTGAACAAAGTTGTGCTATAA
- a CDS encoding lycopene cyclase domain-containing protein, with protein MPENNVDGKPGSFSYRHGQRRLYLVWWLLGVLIQVIAGLPFCLKKIQWKSLLWTTLVFLVIMTISETIALHWGWWIWNENQIWGVKIGLIPLEEFLLYFLVVPSLVVFQSWFQLLLDKLGVAKR; from the coding sequence ATGCCTGAAAATAATGTGGATGGAAAACCAGGCTCCTTCTCCTACCGTCATGGTCAAAGGCGCCTTTATCTCGTTTGGTGGTTATTGGGAGTATTAATTCAAGTAATCGCGGGTCTTCCGTTTTGTTTGAAGAAAATACAATGGAAATCACTTTTGTGGACTACGCTTGTTTTTCTTGTGATTATGACTATCTCTGAAACGATTGCACTTCATTGGGGTTGGTGGATATGGAACGAAAATCAAATTTGGGGCGTGAAAATTGGTTTGATTCCGCTGGAAGAATTTTTGCTGTATTTTCTGGTAGTGCCTTCGTTGGTGGTTTTTCAGAGTTGGTTCCAATTATTGCTGGATAAATTGGGCGTGGCAAAGCGGTGA
- a CDS encoding ATP-binding protein, protein MDKSLTQEFKLLKISLLVTFLAALSVWPLEAFFVPVEKRFLIYGVILFSLVYSVALFLNIRQKKCQLCAYIFILCHLAADSVAVVVHAPQYLMATFVITYTFIIIFNVILVAWPAVAILDALIFIAALGIVYIPQSGFLKSLESQGLDASFTISAILIYFAMIIILGTGMIVVKRRTENQLRDLNLTLNKRVKEKIEEYKQANLAARQSQVQLESILRNIPVGVVIIDESLKLLYSNGVHFRFAFLAGTLKEQPGSELPLEMLTEQFIRPKAAMLLEKGEDLIGLRMEYTTLEGTKKIIRYSYVCVKLTDEPGDITRLVLITEDITREENIRNKLVQTNHLAGMGKMAASLVHEVNNPLTGIKLNLELLEYGLARPDKREQVFYALSEGVTRIDRIIKSFLSFARQDQPKKQTVDIHAVLQETLTMAVNFKQFHRVHIETFFAKDIPKISADRYRLEQVFINLLNNSCDAMAQKDGYLKIITSVKENKIVVKFEDNGIGIKKEDLQNIFTPFFTTKERGHGTGLGLATSYGIVNEHGGSVEVESREGVGTIFTILLPVQEGET, encoded by the coding sequence GTGGATAAGTCATTGACGCAGGAATTTAAACTATTGAAAATTAGTCTGCTGGTTACATTTTTGGCAGCGCTTAGTGTTTGGCCTTTGGAAGCGTTTTTTGTGCCGGTCGAAAAGCGTTTTCTCATTTATGGCGTAATCCTATTTTCGTTGGTCTATAGCGTGGCGCTTTTTCTGAACATTCGACAAAAAAAATGTCAGCTGTGTGCCTATATTTTTATTCTTTGTCATCTGGCGGCGGATTCGGTTGCCGTTGTGGTGCATGCACCGCAATATCTTATGGCAACCTTTGTCATTACATATACATTCATAATAATATTCAATGTAATTTTGGTTGCATGGCCTGCCGTGGCAATTTTGGATGCATTGATTTTTATTGCGGCATTGGGAATTGTATACATTCCGCAAAGTGGGTTTTTGAAATCCCTGGAGAGTCAGGGATTGGATGCTTCCTTTACCATATCCGCAATTTTGATTTATTTCGCGATGATTATTATTTTGGGCACAGGGATGATTGTTGTCAAACGAAGGACGGAGAATCAATTAAGGGATTTGAATTTGACCTTGAACAAACGGGTGAAAGAGAAGATCGAAGAGTACAAGCAGGCAAATTTGGCTGCCCGGCAGTCGCAAGTACAACTGGAAAGTATCCTGAGAAATATTCCGGTAGGTGTCGTTATCATTGATGAGAGTCTTAAATTGCTTTATAGCAATGGCGTACATTTTCGGTTTGCTTTTTTGGCAGGGACGCTGAAGGAACAACCCGGCAGCGAACTTCCTTTGGAAATGTTGACCGAGCAGTTTATTCGACCCAAGGCAGCGATGCTGCTTGAAAAAGGTGAGGATTTAATCGGGCTGCGGATGGAGTATACGACGCTGGAGGGAACAAAAAAAATTATTCGTTACTCGTATGTCTGTGTTAAGTTGACGGATGAACCAGGTGATATAACCCGGTTGGTGTTGATCACAGAAGATATCACCCGGGAGGAAAATATCCGGAATAAACTTGTCCAGACCAACCATTTGGCCGGTATGGGTAAAATGGCGGCCAGTCTTGTCCACGAGGTTAATAATCCACTGACAGGTATTAAGTTAAATTTGGAACTTTTAGAATATGGTTTGGCCCGTCCGGATAAACGTGAACAGGTTTTTTATGCACTCTCGGAGGGTGTGACGCGTATTGATCGTATTATTAAGAGCTTTTTATCCTTTGCACGTCAAGACCAACCGAAGAAACAGACAGTGGATATTCATGCAGTTTTGCAGGAGACGTTGACCATGGCGGTTAATTTTAAGCAATTTCACCGTGTACACATAGAGACTTTTTTTGCAAAAGATATCCCGAAAATCTCCGCCGATCGTTATCGGCTGGAACAAGTATTTATCAACTTACTGAATAATTCTTGTGATGCCATGGCACAAAAAGACGGTTATCTTAAAATCATCACATCCGTAAAAGAGAATAAGATTGTTGTGAAATTTGAAGATAATGGGATCGGGATAAAAAAAGAGGATCTTCAAAATATTTTTACACCCTTTTTTACCACCAAGGAAAGAGGGCATGGGACCGGATTGGGGTTGGCGACCAGTTACGGTATCGTGAATGAACACGGCGGTTCTGTCGAGGTGGAGAGCCGTGAAGGTGTTGGGACGATTTTTACGATTTTACTTCCAGTCCAAGAGGGTGAGACCTAA